A section of the Venturia canescens isolate UGA chromosome 11, ASM1945775v1, whole genome shotgun sequence genome encodes:
- the LOC122418262 gene encoding uncharacterized protein, with the protein MDVSTQTIDPIERKNFSMQTGGCGEWEVREKEEGSKEVERFPAGYKKIGKGRSIKQATASQTAAPKNKGTQVFLWRLVPIEIGEGKRSDPNRLKDFIKESRFRQIVEEFRLPTLLSPIRDEPGEENFKVPLTTGEWASTRKKKAMEEREIELRKRRREAEKRERQKYREEMANINEWREWKPEEFYWKEREGSEE; encoded by the coding sequence ATGGACGTATCGACGCAAACAATCGACCCGATCGAaaggaaaaacttttcgatgcaGACAGGTGGTTGCGGAGAGTGGGAGGtgagagaaaaggaagaggGATCGAAGGAGGTAGAAAGATTTCCGGCGGGATATAAGAAGATCGGGAAGGGACGGTCAATAAAACAGGCCACGGCGAGTCAGACCGCAGCGCCCAAAAACAAAGGGACGCAGGTATTTCTGTGGCGGCTCGTGCCCATCGAAATCGGTGAGGGAAAAAGATCTGACCCTAACAGGCTCAAGGATTTCATCAAGGAGTCCCGATTCCGCCAAATTGTCGAGGAGTTTCGACTCCCCACTCTTCTCTCTCCGATTCGTGACGAACCCGGGgaggaaaatttcaaagtacCTCTCACAACCGGGGAGTGGGCTTCCACTCGGAAAAAGAAGGCAATGGAAGAAAGGGAAATAGAActaagaaaaaggagaagggaagcggagaagagagaaagacaaaAATATAGAGAAGAAATGGCTAACATCAACGAATGGAGGGAATGGAAGCCGGAAGAGTtctattggaaagaaagggaagGGAGTGAAGAATAG